DNA sequence from the Macrobrachium rosenbergii isolate ZJJX-2024 chromosome 55, ASM4041242v1, whole genome shotgun sequence genome:
AATTTCTTCACGTAAATGTTGTAATCATGAAAGCATATCCTGGAAAATATCACAACTTAAGAATACGCTATATTTTCTAATACTCTTCTCTTATgctattttctataataattgtGATGTTACCTTGTATATGAATACCCTTCCATAACGTAACCAATTTTGCTAGCGTAATTGTTATCATACAATtcgaatagagaaaaatatatgcTTGACTTCCAGGAATTATTCAAGATTATGCTCTGCTGTTTGTTTAACTGCTTTGCTAAAATTATTTACAACAATGCCTCGTCATCTACAGGAACCACCGAAACTATGGTTCCAATAAAGGGTCACTTATGagcaaaagaaataagcaaaatgaTCCTAAAACCAAAAGTGCTCTGATGACACAGTCAGTAATGAAACCCCAAAAAACTTTGGTTTTACCCTCACCTTTCTGTTCATCACTATTTGAGCCAGAAGGAACGTCGTCTTTTGGAGAACTATCTGCAGGCACTGAAGTCTTTTGGGAACTATCCTGATCTGGGGTACTCTCTGATGACTGATCCTCTACAGACATCTGTTCGTGCATGGCTTGAAAAGAACTTCCCTGGAGTTTGACTTCTAACTGGGTAGAGTAATTTAACTGAAGAGATATTGACTGTGGTGTAAGCCTTCCAGTATCTTCACTAACAGCGCTCAAGTATTCATCTTCATTAACAATGTATGGAGTTTCCGCATTCTGATAAACCTCTGGATCATAAGGAAGACTGGTAGACCTCACaaacatttctttcttgtttttatcacATGCTTGGTCCACATATGATAAACTTGCTGCCCTAGCTGGTTCACAGCATGTTGAAGCCACAGGTTtatcaaaactaaaaactaaaggTTCTGAAGAATTAATACTTTGGGAACGACAAGCAGTACAGTTAGGCATTGGACAAACAGCACTTGGAGAAGCCAAAACAGACTCTTGACTTGCTTGGGATCCTTCACGAGGAGCAGGTGGAAATCGCTCAGTTACTCGTCGACGCACTTCTGCCAGTTCTGAATCAAGACTTGCTGTTGAATCAGAGTCACTTGTTCCCGCTCGTCGTTCCGCTTCCTCCTTTTTAGGAGAAATTGGCTCATGTTTCTCTGGTATTTCATATTGGTGCTCAGCAGGAACAGTAACAGATAGTGtcttttgcttcaaatttttttgCAGCTCTCTTGTATTGTCTATCTGTTTTGAAGAGATTGCCGAAGGTTTTGTTCCAGCTGCATCTGGCGAAGAAACTAAACCTGTGGGACCAGCAGCATTAGCAGGGTCCTGAGAATCAACAACACTGAGAATAGTATCTAACAATTCACTGTAAAAATCTGTATCTCCAGGCTCTCCCTGCTGAAGAGTTGAACTTGAACCATCTCTTTCACAGGTCACCTGAAGACTTGACTTTTCTTCCATGTCTGTGCTAACTATATCATCAGTAACAGAACTAGTTTCAGAGGGAGCCACAATCACAGGTTCATCTGCTGCAAGTGATGTCTTTGTTGTGGTAAGATTATGAACAGAGTCTGACCCATTTGTTGGcagtttcacttctttttctggAGTTAATGTAATATCTGGATGTCCTGATTTAACAGTAAGATCCTCTTCATTCTGTGCCACTTGTGTGATCGATGGTATTTCAGAGAGAGCTTCTGAACTCCAAGAGGCACCAACATCagacgaagatgaagatgctctGAAAGCTGGTTTAGAGCTTACTTGATGGGGCCTTGTGTTTTTACTCTTCTTTGATGAATCACTTTCATTGACCACAGACTCATCTGCAAACTGACCCTTATTAGAAGAATCTGTATCTGACTCACCAGCTGGGGGTTGTACAACAGGCTTTTGCGCCAAATCTAAAGTTGAACCAGTATTGCTGGAGATACAAGGAGCACAACTCTGCAGTATCCTATCAATTGCACTACTTCTGCTACTGTTACTACTAGTACTGATAGAACTGTGACATCGTCTTTCTAATTCAGTAATTTCTAGCTTTGAGGTTTCATTTGCTTGAGATGTTTCATAGCTATCGGTATTCTGTTCATCACTGCCATCTTGTTTACCAGATTTTGAGCCTTTTCCAAGCTCTGAACCAATTGAATATGATCTTCTACGTTCTCCTGGGAATTCATTGTCAAAATAATGTAGTTTCTGAAGTCTGACTCCAGTAATATCtgacttttgtttctttaaaattcccACACGAACAGACCTTTGCTTCATATAGTTTGACTTCTGCTTTTCTATTCTACTTTCAGACTCAGGCTGCCTTTTTTTCAATGAGGATTTTTCAAAAGTTGATCGCCTTGGGGAAGCTGGTTCAGATGAGATTTTAGGTGGTCTCCCAGATATTATAGGGGACCTAGAATATTCCCTAGTTTCAGTCCTTTCACTGTAAGATAAGCTGCCACtacatgaattttctttctttagaatactATGTTCCTGAATGTGTTGAGATTTCAGTATTCCAGTTACAGCACTACCTAAACTTGCAGCATCTGGGAGGCTTTGGGGAACGTCTTTCATCTTTCCTGGAGGGGGATCAAACAATTTTCCAGGTGCTGggagattttcatatatatgtactactTTTGCAACCAAGTTTTTTGGCTTTTCTTCTGTGGCATCAATATTAACTTCCGCTTCACTGTGAGTGGATATGTCTATAACTCCAGCCTTATAGACTTCAGGtacattttcataaatgtgaCTTTCACTTGCTGTGCTACTAGTGACGGAAAAATTTCCTTGTAGGGCTTCAACTGGTTTGATAGATTCTTTAAAGACTGACTCAAGTGGTTGGGCCTGTTCTAGAATAGTTGATTCTATTTGTTCTGTTGCAATTCTTAATAATGAATTCTGTTTATGAAGCTGCTTCTGTGTTTTTTTATCCTCCTGGTTTGGACTAGTGTCTTGGTTTACCaaggatttattattatcatcgataTCCGATTCAAAGTCTCTTCCTTGAGGAGGAGACATGAGATCTAATACATTTTCACGGGAATCTTTCTTCTTCAATACACCAACAATGCGGCAAGATGAATTACTCTTCATAATGGGAGGTGTATCAATAGGATTTGTAATCTCAACACAGCTGAGACTGGAGAGCCGAATGTTCTCAACACTACGGCTCTTCGCTCTAATCTTCCCTGATACACCACGTGCAAATATTTCACTAACCGTTGATGTTTTATTTGCATCAGTTACAGCAGCCTCGAGTTTATCTTTCTCAAACTCACTCTCAGTTTGACTTCTTTTGAAGGAAGGCAAATGAGCTGGCTTCGAGGTGCTACCATCATCACTGTCTAATGCTGGCTCACTAGCAAGTCTAAAGTTTCCCTCAGATATAGTCTTTGTAAGTCTACGATGGCTTGGCATCAGTTTTCTTGTAATCCTGTTTTCTTTGTGAGTGGGAGACCTTTCCTTATCAGGCTCTCCTCCCAATCTTATATTCTCAATTCTTATCTCATTCCCACTAGAAGTAAGTAAATTTGCCTTAGGTGGAATGTTGACGTAAGTTACTTCTGGCTCCTGTTTTGCAATTGTGTAGGCACTTGGAACATAAAGGTCCCCATGACTtccaaaaacttttatttcagtataAGCAATCTCTACTTCCCTTCCTTCAACAGATGCAACATCACTTATGTTCTGGTTTGATTCGAAGACATCATCTTCTAATACTGAAGGACTCTTCAAATTAGGAGTGGATTCTGCTTGTTGTAACTCATCAGACTTGGAGAATTCAAAGGATGTTGACGAAATAACACGACGCATTCCATCCCCATCTTCTTCACTATTTGGGCTAATGCATTCCCTGCTCCTACTAATGTCTTTTGGACTTAATGTAAAATGAACACTATGTATCTCTTGTTTCAAAACAGTAGGAGATCTAATAACTTCCTCTTTCGTGATGCCTTCTAATATGTCATCTGACTCTTTATTACTATTAGAATTTAAAACAGGAATTAAATGTTTTGCACCTTGTGTGTCAGTCTTATTTTGGTCAGCAATTTTATGTGACACAGCATCCTTTGGAGAACTAATGCTAATTGTCCTTTGGCTAGTTTTTGTTTCATCTGCATTGTCTAAGAGACAACTATTATCATTCTTGTGTTCTTTGACATCCATGGCAAATGCTTTGTAATCTTTCAGATTTCTCTCATTGTTTGTTAATGACCGACTTTCTGTTTCACTTGCGTCTCTGCTCTGACTCTCGGTAGCGTCTTTAGTGCCTTCATTCACTGCTGAGTTTTCAACTTCTTCCTCTGTCAAAGATTCGTCAATCTGATCACCAGTAAGAGATATTTTTTCGAGTTCATCTATTTCATCATCTGCTCTTTCTTGATCCCCCAGTGAAGTTACTGTTAGTTCCTCTCCTTTTTCACTCGATCCATCATCTGCATCATCAGTTTTCCTTACGTCTGGTGGTTGGTCATTCATGCTTCCTTTGATGGAGCGTATTTTTTCAATCATTATACCATCATCTTGCTTGAACTTTGCAATCATTTCGTCCCTTCGTGTTACAGATACTTTTGTAGCATTTTGTTCTCGTTTTAGATTGTCTTTCATCTCATCACTTTCATTAGGAATATCTTTCTTAAGCTCATCCTCATGCTTATCAGTGTCTTGTGATTTTTTCTCTTCCAATTCCTCTTTCTTTACCTTTACCTCTGCTTCTGCttgtgtctcctcctcctcctcctcctcctcctcctcctcctcctcatcctcctcctcctcatcctcctcaccATAGTTAGCGGTATCATTGTTATCCTCCTTCATCAGGTTACTTTCCTCTGGTATCGAGTTTCTTATTTTGCCGAGGTCTTCGGGTTTCTCTTGATTATTTCTTTCACACTGAGGAGGAATACAGCTATTTCCTTTGCTCTCCTTCACTAGTTTAATGGAATTTTCTTTCTCCACATCCTCCTTAATTTCTGAATCGATGCCACTTTCCACAGCTTTATGGTTCGGGTCAGTCATTGACACTTCTTTGTTTTCCGCTGATTTTTCCGTTTGTGATTGTGCTTCCTCTTCATCATTGTCATTCTTTGATTCTGTGTCTATTTTTCTTCGTCCTCCCAGTCTATCATTTTCCTTCATGTCTATCTCTTTGCTTTCCTGAGGTGAATTTTCATCAGATTTAATATCCTTGGGTAAGCTGTCACTTTCCTTATCGCCATCTGCTTTCTTACTAGCATCCTCTATTATTTTGCTATCACAAGTTGTGGTATTTTCTACCGATTTTTCAAAAAAGCTGCCAATAAATTTGCTTCGTTTTTCAGATTTAGCGCTACCCTTGAAATGCTCTTGAATTAACTTTTCATTTCGAATTATTTCTCGGGGCTTTTGTTGCTGGTTTTCAAAGAACTGAATAATTTCAGCATCCAATTTCCCACTCATTTTTGACGCCATGTAAACATATCGTTGACGATTATCCTGCTGCGATCTGTTTTCAATAAAAGTGTCCAGACGTTGTCTACAATCTGAAATTTCTCTACGCATAGCTTTGAAAGGCTTTGCTTCTGTCTCTACGTTGCATACATTCTCAGTCTGCTCATCTAGTTgtcctttgttgtttttgttatccAAATTACCTTCTGAGTCAAATTCTTTTCTAACTTTCTTTCCACTTACATTTGGCTCTTCCTCTAATTCATTAACTATTTTACTTTCATCTTCTGTGGGTTCGTCAGGCTTCTTCTCTGCATCACTTCTCTTAATACACTGTTTTGCGCTTTCACTAGTTTTGTGTGTATCTGCAACATCACCCTGAGCAGTTTCCTTTTGCTTGACATCATCTTTCTGTGACTCTGTATCACTACTTTTCGCATCTTCGGTGCCTTTGACAGACGAAACGCTGCTTCTGCGAGAGTCTCCATTgctagattttttctttccatttagtttccCAAGTTTCTGGTTAGAATTCTCTGTTTTTTTGCAACTGGAAGGAGGTGAATTCTTAGGCGATCTCTGAAAGAGATTTTTTCCCTGCGGGGAAACAACCTTTATAATCCTTCCATGTGTTAACCTTGGCGATGGGGATTTCTTCGATATATTAGGAGACGCCGCCTTTTTATGTGATACTCGTGGTGATTCTGCTTTGGGAG
Encoded proteins:
- the LOC136835431 gene encoding uro-adherence factor A-like isoform X14, translated to MVATEQDGGSIKPSTAVAGEPLKPDTCDPKRLEAEGERTYQCSADTGPGRVLHERSVDHTACTCCDKQLGSKEVHCSENRNAIVAAYSSSENIHETDNVANVCCKVKVQQSKEIIYKSDSEKNSDLNIFAVTSDNSSFILSNVSSVIEPNNDVIKCDDVTSVVAGEDNHLEQYKSSQRTDASSVEILENEANEYKETGKTEGKRSIENKGSVAVSDNQGNQNGTNLVPDNDPENLEGPWSSPQLAKVVQELVVCKKFNMTTAQAKKRQHNISRLDIPTKDRTVIFDSTKLSSKVKTEKVEISGIVGLETKKDSGSHDDLLKGVARKLKSSASRSKKSVTEKDKSSEIYSGTPEPCNSLQPQEVSGNSNPAAEGRRLYTKNPRNDGKKQLTHRSKFFGRGHGDINKIEGTRGKGKPSEESKFLPSPKIEKLSHSPQFHKGKLSSSAKRDAPVTQSSPHQSPMRLRHQPSLKGSPKSESRRSSCSSSCHSPKLNSSRRNSPRLGSKTPSSNSPKSSPKAESPRVSHKKAASPNISKKSPSPRLTHGRIIKVVSPQGKNLFQRSPKNSPPSSCKKTENSNQKLGKLNGKKKSSNGDSRRSSVSSVKGTEDAKSSDTESQKDDVKQKETAQGDVADTHKTSESAKQCIKRSDAEKKPDEPTEDESKIVNELEEEPNVSGKKVRKEFDSEGNLDNKNNKGQLDEQTENVCNVETEAKPFKAMRREISDCRQRLDTFIENRSQQDNRQRYVYMASKMSGKLDAEIIQFFENQQQKPREIIRNEKLIQEHFKGSAKSEKRSKFIGSFFEKSVENTTTCDSKIIEDASKKADGDKESDSLPKDIKSDENSPQESKEIDMKENDRLGGRRKIDTESKNDNDEEEAQSQTEKSAENKEVSMTDPNHKAVESGIDSEIKEDVEKENSIKLVKESKGNSCIPPQCERNNQEKPEDLGKIRNSIPEESNLMKEDNNDTANYGEEDEEEEDEEEEEEEEEEEEETQAEAEVKVKKEELEEKKSQDTDKHEDELKKDIPNESDEMKDNLKREQNATKVSVTRRDEMIAKFKQDDGIMIEKIRSIKGSMNDQPPDVRKTDDADDGSSEKGEELTVTSLGDQERADDEIDELEKISLTGDQIDESLTEEEVENSAVNEGTKDATESQSRDASETESRSLTNNERNLKDYKAFAMDVKEHKNDNSCLLDNADETKTSQRTISISSPKDAVSHKIADQNKTDTQGAKHLIPVLNSNSNKESDDILEGITKEEVIRSPTVLKQEIHSVHFTLSPKDISRSRECISPNSEEDGDGMRRVISSTSFEFSKSDELQQAESTPNLKSPSVLEDDVFESNQNISDVASVEGREVEIAYTEIKVFGSHGDLYVPSAYTIAKQEPEVTYVNIPPKANLLTSSGNEIRIENIRLGGEPDKERSPTHKENRITRKLMPSHRRLTKTISEGNFRLASEPALDSDDGSTSKPAHLPSFKRSQTESEFEKDKLEAAVTDANKTSTVSEIFARGVSGKIRAKSRSVENIRLSSLSCVEITNPIDTPPIMKSNSSCRIVGVLKKKDSRENVLDLMSPPQGRDFESDIDDNNKSLVNQDTSPNQEDKKTQKQLHKQNSLLRIATEQIESTILEQAQPLESVFKESIKPVEALQGNFSVTSSTASESHIYENVPEVYKAGVIDISTHSEAEVNIDATEEKPKNLVAKVVHIYENLPAPGKLFDPPPGKMKDVPQSLPDAASLGSAVTGILKSQHIQEHSILKKENSCSGSLSYSERTETREYSRSPIISGRPPKISSEPASPRRSTFEKSSLKKRQPESESRIEKQKSNYMKQRSVRVGILKKQKSDITGVRLQKLHYFDNEFPGERRRSYSIGSELGKGSKSGKQDGSDEQNTDSYETSQANETSKLEITELERRCHSSISTSSNSSRSSAIDRILQSCAPCISSNTGSTLDLAQKPVVQPPAGESDTDSSNKGQFADESVVNESDSSKKSKNTRPHQVSSKPAFRASSSSSDVGASWSSEALSEIPSITQVAQNEEDLTVKSGHPDITLTPEKEVKLPTNGSDSVHNLTTTKTSLAADEPVIVAPSETSSVTDDIVSTDMEEKSSLQVTCERDGSSSTLQQGEPGDTDFYSELLDTILSVVDSQDPANAAGPTGLVSSPDAAGTKPSAISSKQIDNTRELQKNLKQKTLSVTVPAEHQYEIPEKHEPISPKKEEAERRAGTSDSDSTASLDSELAEVRRRVTERFPPAPREGSQASQESVLASPSAVCPMPNCTACRSQSINSSEPLVFSFDKPVASTCCEPARAASLSYVDQACDKNKKEMFVRSTSLPYDPEVYQNAETPYIVNEDEYLSAVSEDTGRLTPQSISLQLNYSTQLEVKLQGSSFQAMHEQMSVEDQSSESTPDQDSSQKTSVPADSSPKDDVPSGSNSDEQKDHSESSSNQLAEEMSQLRLENEKLSARNRSLQREVEELRRVKESMVEEDLQLKPQINQMTMELTHAKEALSALKADRKRLKAEKFDLLNQMKQLYATLEDKEKELRDFIRNYEQVRKQLTSVGYYSDAESVRTNGLPTPTASTPTCSPQPVSTPTPTPNGRGSSADSGVRLSSDRDSTASHDGTPTITVEHGSFDCDTLSVCSSATAASLYYHACGMGTPKESPSLSPLYATPSCIRDDRGGDSTPTGGPMPSGHSLNSSAMSGLASSNASSGGLSRSAEQLCERLAETSDTSKGRGSNTLSRKSNKSGGTWGSISRVFARQKKRAALDASLYDGNGSDKRASWSPSSSLCVSPLTEESYSEKLRLLEEAQHIPLERWKAPTVLAWLEVTLGMPQYGAMCAENVRSGKVLLELNDSELEAGLGISHPMHRKKLRLAIEELREPRLSRYPRISALGHTWVSSEWLPDLGLPQYCDAFANNLVDGRLLEALTKKELEKHLGVHRKFHQASIIHGVHLLRIVRFDRQILAERRRQSENVDCDPIVWTNLRWVKWARTIDLAEYADNLKDSGVHGALVVLESSFTADTMATALGIPQSKNIIRRHLATELESLVNPARQQLDEQARYAKLERRRQEKLAAGGSLGRSFSRSYGTGLERAEKDKRRASLRPLQKKVCAFTTLPSKFGTWRSSQGSLSRALGLRVREEINAAGNGGESSSSGGQSPAVSSRAHPHHPPQARPRSSVMPSGVYVHHETHRRVKSIGDIETITVTPV
- the LOC136835431 gene encoding uro-adherence factor A-like isoform X12, giving the protein MVATEQDGGSIKPSTAVAGEPLKPDTCDPKRLEAEGERTYQCSADTGPGRVLHERSVDHTACTCCDKQLGSKEVHCSENRNAIVAAYSSSENIHETDNVANVCCKVKVQQSKEIIYKSDSEKNSDLNIFAVTSDNSSFILSNVSSVIEPNNDVIKCDDVTSVVAGEDNHLEQYKSSQRTDASSVEILENEANEYKETGKTEGKRSIENKGSVAVSDNQGNQNGTNLVPDNDPENLEGPWSSPQLAKVVQELVVCKKFNMTTAQAKKRQHNISRLDIPTKDRTVIFDSTKLSSKVKTEKVEISGIVGLETKKDSGSHDDLLKGVARKLKSSASRSKKSVTEKDKSSEIYSGTPEPCNSLQPQEVSGNSNPAAEGRRLYTKNPRNDGKKQLTHRSKFFGRGHGDINKIEGTRGKGKPSEESKFLPSPKIEKLSHSPQFHKGKLSSSAKRDAPVTQSSPHQSPMRLRHQPSLKGSPKSESRRSSCSSSCHSPKLNSSRRNSPRLGSKTPSSNSPKSSPKAESPRVSHKKAASPNISKKSPSPRLTHGRIIKVVSPQGKNLFQRSPKNSPPSSCKKTENSNQKLGKLNGKKKSSNGDSRRSSVSSVKGTEDAKSSDTESQKDDVKQKETAQGDVADTHKTSESAKQCIKRSDAEKKPDEPTEDESKIVNELEEEPNVSGKKVRKEFDSEGNLDNKNNKGQLDEQTENVCNVETEAKPFKAMRREISDCRQRLDTFIENRSQQDNRQRYVYMASKMSGKLDAEIIQFFENQQQKPREIIRNEKLIQEHFKGSAKSEKRSKFIGSFFEKSVENTTTCDSKIIEDASKKADGDKESDSLPKDIKSDENSPQESKEIDMKENDRLGGRRKIDTESKNDNDEEEAQSQTEKSAENKEVSMTDPNHKAVESGIDSEIKEDVEKENSIKLVKESKGNSCIPPQCERNNQEKPEDLGKIRNSIPEESNLMKEDNNDTANYGEEDEEEEDEEEEEEEEEEEEETQAEAEVKVKKEELEEKKSQDTDKHEDELKKDIPNESDEMKDNLKREQNATKVSVTRRDEMIAKFKQDDGIMIEKIRSIKGSMNDQPPDVRKTDDADDGSSEKGEELTVTSLGDQERADDEIDELEKISLTGDQIDESLTEEEVENSAVNEGTKDATESQSRDASETESRSLTNNERNLKDYKAFAMDVKEHKNDNSCLLDNADETKTSQRTISISSPKDAVSHKIADQNKTDTQGAKHLIPVLNSNSNKESDDILEGITKEEVIRSPTVLKQEIHSVHFTLSPKDISRSRECISPNSEEDGDGMRRVISSTSFEFSKSDELQQAESTPNLKSPSVLEDDVFESNQNISDVASVEGREVEIAYTEIKVFGSHGDLYVPSAYTIAKQEPEVTYVNIPPKANLLTSSGNEIRIENIRLGGEPDKERSPTHKENRITRKLMPSHRRLTKTISEGNFRLASEPALDSDDGSTSKPAHLPSFKRSQTESEFEKDKLEAAVTDANKTSTVSEIFARGVSGKIRAKSRSVENIRLSSLSCVEITNPIDTPPIMKSNSSCRIVGVLKKKDSRENVLDLMSPPQGRDFESDIDDNNKSLVNQDTSPNQEDKKTQKQLHKQNSLLRIATEQIESTILEQAQPLESVFKESIKPVEALQGNFSVTSSTASESHIYENVPEVYKAGVIDISTHSEAEVNIDATEEKPKNLVAKVVHIYENLPAPGKLFDPPPGKMKDVPQSLPDAASLGSAVTGILKSQHIQEHSILKKENSCSGSLSYSERTETREYSRSPIISGRPPKISSEPASPRRSTFEKSSLKKRQPESESRIEKQKSNYMKQRSVRVGILKKQKSDITGVRLQKLHYFDNEFPGERRRSYSIGSELGKGSKSGKQDGSDEQNTDSYETSQANETSKLEITELERRCHSSISTSSNSSRSSAIDRILQSCAPCISSNTGSTLDLAQKPVVQPPAGESDTDSSNKGQFADESVVNESDSSKKSKNTRPHQVSSKPAFRASSSSSDVGASWSSEALSEIPSITQVAQNEEDLTVKSGHPDITLTPEKEVKLPTNGSDSVHNLTTTKTSLAADEPVIVAPSETSSVTDDIVSTDMEEKSSLQVTCERDGSSSTLQQGEPGDTDFYSELLDTILSVVDSQDPANAAGPTGLVSSPDAAGTKPSAISSKQIDNTRELQKNLKQKTLSVTVPAEHQYEIPEKHEPISPKKEEAERRAGTSDSDSTASLDSELAEVRRRVTERFPPAPREGSQASQESVLASPSAVCPMPNCTACRSQSINSSEPLVFSFDKPVASTCCEPARAASLSYVDQACDKNKKEMFVRSTSLPYDPEVYQNAETPYIVNEDEYLSAVSEDTGRLTPQSISLQLNYSTQLEVKLQGSSFQAMHEQMSVEDQSSESTPDQDSSQKTSVPADSSPKDDVPSGSNSDEQKDHSESSSNQLAEEMSQLRLENEKLSARNRSLQREVEELRRVKESMVEEDLQLKPQINQMTMELTHAKEALSALKADRKRLKAEKFDLLNQMKQLYATLEDKEKELRDFIRNYEQRMKESDESLRHLAAERDETEREKWNILKHARDESEKVVKLSAQLGLKEAEIKKLQDDLEMVRKQLTSVGYYSDAESVRTNGLPTPTASTPTCSPQPVSTPTPTPNGRGSSADSGVRLSSDRDSTASHDGGMGTPKESPSLSPLYATPSCIRDDRGGDSTPTGGPMPSGHSLNSSAMSGLASSNASSGGLSRSAEQLCERLAETSDTSKGRGSNTLSRKSNKSGGTWGSISRVFARQKKRAALDASLYDGNGSDKRASWSPSSSLCVSPLTEESYSEKLRLLEEAQHIPLERWKAPTVLAWLEVTLGMPQYGAMCAENVRSGKVLLELNDSELEAGLGISHPMHRKKLRLAIEELREPRLSRYPRISALGHTWVSSEWLPDLGLPQYCDAFANNLVDGRLLEALTKKELEKHLGVHRKFHQASIIHGVHLLRIVRFDRQILAERRRQSENVDCDPIVWTNLRWVKWARTIDLAEYADNLKDSGVHGALVVLESSFTADTMATALGIPQSKNIIRRHLATELESLVNPARQQLDEQARYAKLERRRQEKLAAGGSLGRSFSRSYGTGLERAEKDKRRASLRGSLSRALGLRVREEINAAGNGGESSSSGGQSPAVSSRAHPHHPPQARPRSSVMPSGVYVHHETHRRVKSIGDIETITVTPV